The Chelonia mydas isolate rCheMyd1 chromosome 1, rCheMyd1.pri.v2, whole genome shotgun sequence nucleotide sequence cctctcctcacgttcatcggccaccatCCTGtattctgctattgtgtccctccacacagctctgtcagtgccggacgactgcatgagctcagagaacatgtcatcacgcgtgcgtttttttcaccgccttatctgagatatcctttgggacggaggagggaggcttgaaacatttgcagctgctggaggaaaaaaagggaatgaagtattttaaaagatacattttacagaacaatggctgtactctttcacggtgaacaacgctattcacattacatagcacatgtgattttggtacacggtcgcattttgcatcttgtattgagtgcctgtggctttggtgttagagatcacacacgcaggaccgggcaacagaatttggcttggaGGCGGCcgtggtaagccatagtcttttggcttctgcaaccttcataacagcagcacctttcccataccaagcaaagcctgttgagttggccatttagagTTGGCCATACTGTTGGCCATAACAGTTTTcttgttaacgtgcagcagcagaaaccaaactaaccccctccccccatccaattctctgggatgatcgcttttcccctccccccaccgcctggctggtatcagggaagatccctgctagccaaacgcaaacagctcagcgccagtggccccccctcccaccgcgtggataactgcggggaggatttcttttcggccacaggcaaacagcccagtaggaatgggcacctctgaatgtccccttaatcaaattcccctatatCAACCAGGTTACcgtgaacaatatcactctcctgaggataacacagagaggtaaagaacggatgttgcttgaataccagcaaacactgggaccatacgctgccaggctttgtcatgcaaagataccagattacttgcaactagcatggcgtggtaaaatgtcctaccatggaggatggaataaggctgctctccccagaaaccttctgcaaaggcttttagagtacctccaggagagcttcatggagatgtccctggaggatttccgctccatccccagacacgttaacagacttttccagtagcagtactggccacgaatgcatcccaagtcctcagggctacttaatcattaaaaaacgcttgcttttataacatgtattatatttaaaaaggtacactcaccagaggtcccttctctagtttcattgggttgggagggtatttcagtcagggtgataaaaagatcctggctgtcggggagaacggtgtgctgtgtgctttccccaagctcgtcctcctcctgctcatcttccccatctgcaaaatcctcagccatggcggagagtaccccatcatcggagtccatggacggggtggggtagtggtggcggtccccccagaattgcatgcagctcagcatagaagcagcatgtctggggctctgtcccagagcatccatttgattctttggttttctggtatgcttgtctgagctccttaagtttcacgtggcactgtgttgcgtccctgatgtagcctctgtccctcatggcctctgagattttttgtaatgttttggcatttcgtcttttggaacgtagttctgatagcacggattcctctccccgtaCAGTGaacagatccagtacctcccgttcggttcatgctggagctctttttcaattctgagactgcatggtcacctgtgctgatgagctcacctggccaaacaggaaatgagattcaaaagttccctgggcttttcctgtacacctggccagtgcatccgagttcagagtgctgtccagagcggtcacaatggtgcaccctgggatagctcccggaggccaataccttcgaattgcatccacactaaccctaattcaaaaagCCGATGTCGATTTCAACGCTAATCctctcgttggggaggagtatagaaatcggttttaagagccctttatgtcgaaaaaatggcttcattgtgtggacaggtgcagggttaattcggatttaacgctgctaaatccgacataaactcgtagtgtagaccaggccttagagtctGCCACAGGCTTTGTGTGCAACTTTTGGGCAattcacttaatctctctttgcTTCAGGTTCTCTGTGAAATTGGCATATGTTCTCCATACCATAAAGGAGCATTGTGAGGCTACATTCATGAATGAATGTTTACCACTCTGAGattcttggatggaaggtgctgtatAAGTGAAAGTGTTATTATGGGGACAAAACCTTTGTGATGGGGCAAGTAAACAAGAGAAACATAATTGATGGAAGGGATTTGTGGAAGCTCTTCCATATTTCATGCCTACGTATGACCTCAGAAACTAATTTGTTTTCTGTAACTCTCTTCTGAAGTCAAAATAAAACCTAAAAGAGACTTTGCTGCCTTTGAAGTGTATAATGCCTGGTCTGGAGGAATAACATGGTGGCCAGGTTTAGAAAGAGTCTAGCAAAGCAGACCTGATGAGCAGTTCATTGAGCAAACTGAAGGAGGAACCTGGTGAGGTGATTTAGGGGAAGGATTCAACAGGGTGAGCTAAAGAAGGGGCACAGCTGATGGGCTGGAGGAAAGGCATATTGAGCAGGTTAGTGGAAGAATACATCACCTGAGATGCACAAGGAAAATTTAAAGGCAGAGAAAAGGTGATGCACAGCTGTTAAAATGGAGGAAGGGTGTAGCAAGTGAGCTGAAACAGAAGTGAATCACCTAGACAGTTTGGGGAGAATCCCAGCTGCGGTGCTGGGGAAGATCTGTGATAGGAAAGGACACTGCAGGGTGGATTGGAGGAGGGATTTGACTGCATAGTTTAGGAACAAAACTAATTATTGGCTCAGTTGAACAGGAGATAGAGTGAGGTAGGTTGAGGGAGGATTTACTTGCTGAACTGCTGAAAGACCCAATGTGTTGGGCTATAGAAGGAGCAAAATGACTAGACTGGACATGGGCATAGTGGTGTGGGCTGGAGAAGGGCACCTGCCAGCCACTTGACTTCAAAGAGAATAAAAAATAGAATTTAGTTCTTGTATAGTGCTGTTCATCCACGGATTGCAGAAAGCTTTTCTCCTCAACTTCTTCTTTATTTTCAGCTATTCATCAATCAGCAGTTTGAGGGGAGCCAAAGGACTAGGCCCTTTTAAGTTCAAGTCTATAATATAGACAACTAGCTCTGTGCATAGTGCATAGGTCAGGGGGATGGTGCATAGAATATGGAATTTCTTGCCTTTTGATCACCAGTTCCATGCCAGCTCAGGCTGATAGTTACTGGCTGAAAATTGTTGCCACCTGATGGCTATTTGTAGCCTATATAGAATGTGCTAGTGAATCTCAATTCAGTACTTGGTGGTCagatgtctacattacaaaactaAATTATCACGATTTATCATCTGGTTGGTAGTCTCAgctcagtccaaggacaaaatGGGACAGAGGCTAAAAAACAATTTCATCTCCAAGATGTGGTCCCTCCAGGCATATTGGAGGGAGGCAGTATGAGAGGGAAATTTGCATTAACATGCTATAGCTATTGTGGGATTAGAGGATTTCAGGATTACTGCCTTGGTGCCTTGCAGGAATGCTAAATTAACCTTTAAAAGTTAGGAAAGAACATAGTTAAACTGGGAAGGAGAATTCAGTATGGGATGTGAATTCTATCACTGATATTACACATTGAAAAACAGAGcaatagaaatatatatatgtatttaataACATCAACCTCTCTTTAAAATGGACACAACCCAATAGTCTCTACAATTTCTGTAAATTCCCTTTGTGGGAATTTGCAGGTATTTTCTTAATGGCCACCAGAGGGTGGTATTACTACTAACTCAAGAGAACCTACTGAGACCTGCAAAAGAAATGCTAATAcaaatagtgaaaagaaaaggaggacttgtggcaccttaaagactaaccaatttatttgagcataagctttcatgagctactgatgaagtgagctgtagctcacgaaagctcatgctcaaataaattggttagtctctaaggtgccacaagtcctccttttctctttgcggatacagactaacacggctgctactctgaatacaaaTAGTGGTTCAAGAGTTCCTACTGTAGGGTTGTGCCCAAAGCCCTGCAGACTAGGTACCTAAATTGACTGGAGTCTTTGCCATGCTCTTCAGCATGCACACAGACCCATTATCTTCCTACTTTGAATGAGGGATGTAAAAGTTTAACTGGTTAACCAGTTAACCAATAAGTACAGTCTTATCGGTTTCAGTTAACGATtaaactcctctcccctccaagcCAGGGGTCCCGGCTCCCGGCCATGCACCCAGGGTCCCGGGATCCCAGGCGCGAGGCAAAAGCTGGGACcctgggagtggggaggcagcagaggcACAGGGCTGGCAGTTGGGTCCCCAGGGAGGCAGCGAAGTCCCGGTCCCAGGGCCGGTGGCAGTGGAGTGCcaggcacggggccagcagcaggcggaATGCCAATCCCGGGGCTGGCATGCGGGATGCcgggcccagggaggcagcagagccCCACGCCCAGGCCGGCAGCCGGGATCCCGGGTGCAGGCGGCAGCGGAGCCCCGCATAAaacatgggggtgctgcagcaccccctcccaccctaccTCTAGTTCCCTATGTGAACTCCTTAACAGTTAACCATTTAACCGATAGAATTTTAATAGGTTAAAAGGTTACTATTTTTAAACCCTATTTACACCCCTACTTTGAATGTACACCTAGGGGCCTGATTTTGCTAGGGATTAAACGCCTCCTTTGAAATTCTGAGCACCCTTAACTCCTTGAAGTCAGAGGAGTTAGAGGGAAAATCGCAGGAGGTGTTCAGCGCCTTGTACCATCAGTCACCTCTGTGGCTGGGTACTGTAAATCCCTCGCACCCAGAACTCATTCCTTTGTACACAGCACATGAATCCTTCTGTGATCAGGGAAAGAGTCATTGCCTGGTGGAGTAGAAGAAAGCACTGATCACACAAGAAAGAAAGGCAGTGACTGGAGGAGTGTGGATACAGCTCTTGCTGCTTGAAGCTGCAAAAGAATCAAAAGATTTGTTCTTTAGAAAATTCAGTCTAGAGCTTCAATGCACATCTTAACATAGCTCCTTCCTAGAACAGGCATTTcctcataaaatattttaaatgaataaacaCATTCATTCTGCTGAACAGGTTCAGATtataaaaaccaaacaacaacaaaaccaaatatttgcCCAGAATTCATAACATATAGTCCAAACTTATTCCTTCCTCAAGTTTGACTGTATTGGTAATTGGAATAATAGCACAACATAAACCTCAGCTCAGTCTTGGCTGTTTCTAAGGTTTCCCTGCAGAGACCTCTCTGTCCAAGACTCTAATTCTGTCCAGAGAATCTCTTCACCTCCTTTGTATCCTGGTGGAGTTAAACCTCACCTGCCACAATGAGTAAGTAGAATTTACTCATCGGATTTATGCAGGATTCTAACACAGTTAATAAAAATCTACCACCTTGTTACAGagccatattaaaataaaaaatctcaaAACCCACTTACTCAATCAGCATTTCCAGAATACACTCTAATTGACAATAAGATTTAGCCCTAAAAATGTGacagatttttggttttgttggcGTTTCAATGGGAATCAAAATCAGACTTACAATGGCACTGTGAATGCAACTTTTAACTACAGAGAAACCTTCGCCTCGCCATTCTACACTACATGAGCCTGCTGAGCTGGGACTAAAATTCTGGTCCTATATCTCCAAAAACACAGGCCTGTATCATTGCAGCTAAACAAAGACTGGTTTTACATGCCAATTACAGAAGGCAACATACACACAGTGcccagtatatatatataatggaagCTGGTTGCAACTTGAACTATGAAAAGGCCACTCTCTCTGCAGATTGCTGCCTTTTTTGGTGTCTGCCCTACCACAGTCCTGAAAGGACTTAGCAAGGAATGTTTATGACTCTTCTTACTGACTGAGATCTGCACTGGAGCAGCAACTTGCTACTGTGCTGTCAACTTCATGAACAGAAGCAGTCTGTGCTTCAAGTCTACCTACTATTTTGTATTACTGTACTATTTTAGTACCAGGCAGTTGCTTTCATTTTCTAAATGGTGTTCTGTGCTCAAAGGTTGCATTGACCATTATTGTCCTGGGACAAAAACTAAGAGCCCATTGAATAAGTACGTTGCACATCACTCTCCAATAAGATAAGGAACCACAGCCAGCTCCAGCCAGGACTTCCGATCCACATGCAAGTTTTCCACCTGTTTGTCAATTAAATGTCATCCAGACTGTAATTCTTATAAGCCCTCCGAAACCTCTGACTGTTGCTAACTCTGTTTAATCTGCACCACTGTTAGCAACATTGGGACCCCAGTTGTAGATGGCTCTGCAGCTCTGGCAGCTATTTCCAGCATCATGCTGGGATTTTGCCAAGGGAATGTAGGTGGGAGTAATGGAAGTGTGGAAGGAAGGGCACCTGGTTAGACTCAGGTTCCTTAGCAAGCAGTCTCTGTTAGAACTTTAACCTATACACTACAAAATGTCCACTTTCATCCCTCCACCAACACCACCTTTCACAGCAGCCAGAAAACACATGACAGTGCACACTCAGTCAAAGGACACTCCTGGCTTCCTCTGCCCCAGGGAAGATATTAGGCCTGAAACATGAGATGTGGTGCAGCAGGGTGAGCTGTCAGGGTGCCTGTCAAGACCACCCTGGGTCTCCATTATGAGAGTTTCTACATACAGTACCTTTCAGGAGCTGGCAGTTGTATTGGCTGTAATTTCCCACAGAGAACAGATAGAGGTGGTTACCACTTGGTGTTCGGCTGAAGTTTCTGACCTGGAATATCTCATAGGGTGGGATGAGGACCTCCCTCTCGGAGAAGTAGTGGGAGAAGTGTCCCACAACTGCCCCTAAGCAAGTCTTCATGGTGAATATTGTTTCATTCCCAAATCTCTGTGCTTCCTTCAGGAGGAGTGAAGTAGAGGTGAAGCGGCCAAACCGCACTTTGGTGCCCAACTCAGCCTCAAAATACAGGCCTTTTACCCCCCGGTGCACCTGGTAGCACTTTTTTCTTGTGATGCCACTCTTCCATCTCCTCACCAATTGAATGGCTGTAGTCAGGTAGAAGTGGAGGTATTTGAAAGGGAAGCTGTGTCTGTAGTGCTCTGGGGATCTCCCAGCTCTGGACACAGCCCAGTTCAAATCAGAGTGCAGCGAGGTGTTCATGGTGTAAGCCATGAGGGCTACGGCGTGATTCTCCTGCATCTCCCTCAGCAGAGCCATTGGCTTTTTTGACCAGACCAGCTTTGCTTTCTCCCAGATGCTGGAATAGTTCTTATTATTACCCAATTCCTTTTGGAAATAGTCTCCTCGGTCCAGTTCTTCCATTACCTGCTCACAGCAACCCTGGTACTGGTCATCAAAGGAATCTGGTGCCATATCCATGAGAATGTGGGACACGGCCTGCAACATAAAGGTAATACACGTTTATCCTCAAGAATGGGACCCTGttagtttgtgtgtatatgtatgtcaATAAATCAGATTGTCTCTACTGTTTTTGTCCTGCTACACAGATCCCAGAGTGCACGGTGGTGCACTAGAAGCTCACAGCACAGTGAGCTTGTCAACAGCTTGTCATTTTGAGCTTGTCAACAGCACATATGCAACCTTGCGCATTTTTGTACCAGTTTCCCTGTGAGAGAATATTGACCAGAATACTACCATTGTTTCACTTCATGAAGCTCAATATTGGAGGCCTAAGGAGTGTTCATAGGTAGGCTGGGAATGCATGCAATAGCCAGAGGAGATGAGGTTAGGACACAGTGACAGGGCTGAAGAAAGGAACATTCACTTGGTCTCAGATAGATTTGGGGTCTAGGTTGTGGTAGAACACTCACTTAGGTTCTAGACAGAGTCACAAACTTGCGGTGAGGGGCTACTCAGCTCAGAGCTATGGCTCTGAGGTTGCCTTTCACATTGTGTTCCATGCATTGGGTGCAGTGAGGACATTACTTGtgaggctttctgcatgttgccAGTTCAAATGCACAAAGACCCACGTGCAGCAATTTATCTCAGCTCTGACAAGTGGAAGAAGCCCCCTTAATGAACAAAAGTAACTATATCTCCAGTGTCTCCACTCCTTTTTAATGAGAAAGGTAGGTAGGTGGATGAAGGTAGTCGGGGGGACCACCGGTAGCCTAACTCTGCCTGGCAAGTGCTTCAGTGGCAAGTGTAGGAACCTGTAATGCAATATGTTAATTGTGCAATGCTGTGGGAGTGCACTAGAGAGGTGAATTTCTTCCTGATGCCCTGCTTGGAGCTAGCTGCAATttcttttttttgtcaaaacagttGTCTGTTGGAGAATGCCCTTTCACCAAAACTGAAATTGTTCACAAAATCATATTgattttaatgacattttgttgagtgaaaaaatagaaaaaatgttttgaaaatgtcaaaatggaacattttgacattttcagaatggtaactttttatttttcatgtcaaaatttactttattttgtattttaaattttaaaaagggttgaaattgaaacaaaatgctttgattGAACCAAAACAAAGAGGTTTTTTTGTTCTGGAATTTCATgatgtgaaaaatgttgaaatttttggCTTTTTGTCCTGGCTCAGGACAAAACAAATAtcaaaatttcatgatttttcatAGCATGAAAAtcaatttttcagccagctctagccCTGTTACATCAAAGTAGATGTTCTATCTGCCGGGCTTTTTACATAATGTGGGATAAAAACAGTCCCATAGCAAATTATTAACAAAATATCTTCCACATCTTACAAATCCTAAATCACATGAACAGTCTGTACTCATATTATTCATCCTAATGGAGCTGGTCGGACTAATCATGCAAGCTAACACTTGACAATGATTAGGTTGTTGGTGTGCTGAgatcactgcctatcatgctgatcaatattagaatcatagaatcgtagagttgtaagagacctcaggaggtcatctagtccaaccccctgctcaaagcaggaccaacaccaactgaatcatcccagccaaggctttgtcaagctaggccttaaaaacctctaaggatggagattccaccacctccctaggtaacccattccagtgcttcaccaccctcctagtgaaaaagtttttcctaatatccaacccagagCCGTCCTTATCCATATGCAAAgtacacagctgcgtagggcaccaggagatttggggcaccacatttcctggtacGCTGTGCaactgcatgctgctccagcccctgctccacctcttcccgcccctgctctgccccagtcctgtccccactccacccctcacccaaagccctcatccctgctccaccctgccccgactcttcccccccccccccccccgccccttcccacccggtttggccccagctccacccccactcccctgaggagtgCAGGAAGTGCAGCGGTCTAGCCCCAGCcacgctgccggtgagtgctggggggtggttcccccctgtTCCCCAAGCCAGCCCCTTCCCCCGGGGCAGCCTGaggccagccccccgcccccacggaGGCCTCCCCACCAGCAGGGGGGGCTACATAGGGCCCTAGAATAGCTTGGGATGCCCtgatccaacctagacctcccccactgcaacttgagaccattgctccttgttctgtcatctgccaccactgagaacagcctggctccatcctctttggaaccccccttcaggacttgaaggctgctatcaaatcccccctcatttttctcttccgcagactaaataagcccagttccctcagcctctcctcataagtcatgtgccccagccccctaatcatttccattgccctccgccagactctctccaatttgtccacatcctttctgtatggggccccaaaactggacacaatactccagatgtaggttcaccaatgccaaataaaggggaataattgcttctctcaatctgctggcagtgctcctactaatgcagcccaatatgctgttcgggcttcttggcaacaagggcgcactgctgactcatacccagcttctcgtccactgtaatccttaggtccttttctgcagaactgccacttagccagtcagtccccaaccggtaacggtgcatgggattcttccatcctcagtgcaggactctgcacttgtccttgttgaacttcatcagatttcttctggcccaatcctccaatttgtctaggccaccctgaaccctatccctaccctccagcatatctacctctagATACTggggtctctagtcctttaaccttctcttccaatgtggagaccagcttgcacttcatacagacaaagttgcttctatcctctgggagaaagacaaacatggcacgtCCTGTGCAGATCACAACAACTGATCACTCACTATCCatattgtcttccttctaagagcctcttcagatgttgtatttactgctcacagaagcttGAAAGGCAAAAACCTCTGTGGGAACTccccccaggcaaactccctctgtttgcctctCCTCCCGCTCGTACAGATTGTGTACAATGGTTCAGCAATATTGTGTCATTGTTTCCATTTACTCCCGGTCTGTATCTAtctgttatctcttgtcttagattgtaaactctgtaaggcagggactgcctttttgttgtgtgtttatacagcgcctagcacaatgggatcttagtctgtggctggggctcctaggcactacgatATACAATATACTATATACAATATAACTGGGCCCTATAACAGAAAATAATATCTAGAGTATTCTGTTTGTGTGGTTGTACAGCTGATTAACTGTTGATAGTGGTTCTTATCCCTGAAAACCTTCTGTAATCATACATCAATATAATGCATGTGATAATATAATTGATTGCTCTTTTCACTGTTGGGTTTTTAAG carries:
- the ART4 gene encoding ecto-ADP-ribosyltransferase 4 isoform X3, translating into MDMAPDSFDDQYQGCCEQVMEELDRGDYFQKELGNNKNYSSIWEKAKLVWSKKPMALLREMQENHAVALMAYTMNTSLHSDLNWAVSRAGRSPEHYRHSFPFKYLHFYLTTAIQLVRRWKSGITRKKCYQVHRGVKGLYFEAELGTKVRFGRFTSTSLLLKEAQRFGNETIFTMKTCLGAVVGHFSHYFSEREVLIPPYEIFQVRNFSRTPSGNHLYLFSVGNYSQYNCQLLKASSSKSCIHTPPVTAFLSCVISAFFYSTRQ
- the ART4 gene encoding ecto-ADP-ribosyltransferase 4 isoform X1; the encoded protein is MTADLLSFLLLLIFSLLRLTRGEKAVSHILMDMAPDSFDDQYQGCCEQVMEELDRGDYFQKELGNNKNYSSIWEKAKLVWSKKPMALLREMQENHAVALMAYTMNTSLHSDLNWAVSRAGRSPEHYRHSFPFKYLHFYLTTAIQLVRRWKSGITRKKCYQVHRGVKGLYFEAELGTKVRFGRFTSTSLLLKEAQRFGNETIFTMKTCLGAVVGHFSHYFSEREVLIPPYEIFQVRNFSRTPSGNHLYLFSVGNYSQYNCQLLKASSSKSCIHTPPVTAFLSCVISAFFYSTRQ
- the ART4 gene encoding ecto-ADP-ribosyltransferase 4 isoform X2, with protein sequence MTADLLSFLLLLIFSLLRLTRGEKAVSHILMDMAPDSFDDQYQGCCEQVMEELDRGDYFQKELGNNKNYSSIWEKAKLVWSKKPMALLREMQENHAVALMAYTMNTSLHSDLNWAVSRAGRSPEHYRHSFPFKYLHFYLTTAIQLVRRWKSGITRKKCYQVHRGVKGLYFEAELGTKVRFGRFTSTSLLLKEAQRFGNETIFTMKTCLGAVVGHFSHYFSEREVLIPPYEIFQVRNFSRTPSGNHLYLFSVGNYSQYNCQLLKALL